In Mycoavidus cysteinexigens, a genomic segment contains:
- a CDS encoding branched-chain amino acid transaminase, with protein sequence MSMADRDGKIWMDGQLIDWRAANIHVLTHSLHYGMAVFEGVRAYQTTTGTAIFRLHEHTQRLFNSAKIFQMTLPFDQQTIFNAQCEVVRANQLESCYIRPIAWLGSEKLGLSAKGNTIHVAIAAWPWGPYLGEQALSSGIRVKTSSLQRHHVNVSLVRAKASGWYANSILAHQEVSVDGYDEALLLDTDGYVSEGSGENVFIVSKGRLYTPDLASCLDGITRDAVMTIARAHQIEVIEKRITRDEMYCADEAFFTGTAAEITPIRELDNRCIGTGQRGPLTEKLQRAFFEIVAGKNPEYTHWLTSI encoded by the coding sequence ATGTCAATGGCAGACCGCGACGGCAAAATCTGGATGGATGGTCAGTTGATTGATTGGCGCGCAGCCAATATCCATGTCCTCACCCATTCGTTGCACTATGGCATGGCTGTGTTTGAAGGGGTTCGTGCTTATCAAACGACGACTGGCACCGCGATCTTCCGTCTCCACGAACACACACAGCGCCTCTTTAATTCGGCAAAAATCTTCCAAATGACTTTGCCGTTTGATCAACAAACCATCTTCAATGCTCAGTGCGAAGTCGTCCGCGCTAACCAGCTTGAATCATGCTACATCCGACCGATTGCTTGGCTTGGCTCCGAAAAACTCGGGCTCTCAGCCAAGGGCAACACCATTCACGTGGCAATTGCTGCCTGGCCCTGGGGACCTTATCTCGGCGAACAAGCGTTAAGCAGCGGCATTCGGGTTAAAACTTCATCTCTGCAACGGCACCATGTCAACGTTTCACTAGTTCGCGCAAAAGCCAGCGGCTGGTATGCGAATTCAATTCTCGCTCACCAAGAAGTCAGCGTCGACGGCTACGATGAAGCACTTTTGCTTGATACCGATGGTTACGTCTCAGAAGGCTCAGGCGAGAATGTATTTATAGTTAGCAAAGGCCGACTTTACACTCCTGACCTTGCCTCTTGCCTAGATGGCATTACGCGCGATGCGGTGATGACGATAGCGCGCGCCCATCAAATTGAAGTGATTGAAAAACGCATCACCCGCGATGAGATGTATTGCGCCGATGAGGCTTTTTTTACTGGCACCGCCGCCGAAATTACGCCGATTCGAGAGCTCGATAACCGTTGCATCGGCACCGGGCAGCGTGGTCCGCTAACAGAAAAACTGCAACGTGCGTTCTTCGAAATTGTGGCCGGTAAAAACCCTGAATATACCCACTGGCTCACCTCCATTTAA
- a CDS encoding zinc-finger domain-containing protein, with protein sequence MMQTPLLKVGMDALPVFCPNPQMPHWSSHPRVFIDVSHGEASCPYCGTRYALDHHATVTSDTTSV encoded by the coding sequence ATGATGCAAACCCCACTGCTCAAAGTTGGCATGGACGCTCTACCCGTCTTCTGCCCAAATCCTCAAATGCCCCACTGGAGTTCACATCCACGTGTTTTTATTGATGTGAGTCACGGCGAAGCAAGTTGCCCGTATTGCGGCACGCGCTATGCGCTGGACCATCACGCAACCGTGACAAGCGATACAACTTCCGTTTAA
- the waaF gene encoding lipopolysaccharide heptosyltransferase II, whose protein sequence is MQRALIIAPNWIGDALMAQPLFILLKKLHPRIILDAIAPNWVAPILEQMPEINHVYPTQLAHKKLQLRQRWQLAQTLRAADYDAAFILPNSAKSALIPWLAQIRLRIGYHGEHRYGLINVRHPNPRKNAQRPPMVRHYAALAYAPHAGLPAELPVPRITLDQPKAAQALQRFRLTVQAPLIAFCPGAEYGAAKRWPVEHFATLAQLIAPAFPYAQIITLGAAQDALLGARITEQAPQVRNLCGQTTLNEACALIASASVVVSNDSGLMHIAAALRRPLLALYGSSDPRHTPPLTDRARVQWLQLECSPCFARECPLGHLNCLRQLKPEHVFEQLREMLLTES, encoded by the coding sequence ATGCAACGCGCACTTATCATCGCTCCCAACTGGATTGGCGATGCGCTTATGGCGCAGCCCCTTTTCATTCTGCTCAAAAAGCTACATCCGCGGATTATCCTTGATGCAATCGCACCAAACTGGGTAGCACCGATACTGGAGCAGATGCCGGAAATCAACCACGTCTACCCGACCCAGCTCGCGCACAAAAAGCTTCAATTACGGCAGCGCTGGCAGCTTGCACAAACACTACGCGCAGCCGATTACGATGCCGCTTTTATCCTGCCAAATTCAGCAAAATCCGCGTTAATCCCATGGCTGGCGCAAATTCGGCTACGCATTGGCTATCATGGCGAGCACCGGTATGGACTCATCAATGTGCGCCACCCCAATCCGCGTAAAAACGCACAGCGGCCGCCAATGGTACGCCATTACGCAGCACTGGCCTACGCACCGCACGCGGGATTGCCCGCTGAGCTGCCTGTGCCGCGCATTACGCTCGATCAGCCTAAAGCCGCACAGGCTTTGCAACGCTTTAGGCTTACTGTGCAAGCACCCCTCATCGCATTCTGCCCAGGCGCAGAATATGGTGCGGCCAAGCGCTGGCCAGTTGAACATTTTGCAACGCTGGCCCAACTGATTGCCCCTGCTTTCCCTTACGCACAAATTATTACGCTTGGCGCAGCGCAAGATGCTCTACTTGGCGCGCGCATCACTGAACAAGCGCCCCAAGTGCGTAATTTGTGCGGACAAACCACCCTCAATGAAGCGTGCGCCTTAATTGCCAGCGCCAGCGTTGTCGTGAGCAATGATTCCGGGCTGATGCACATTGCGGCTGCATTACGCCGGCCACTGCTGGCGCTTTATGGTTCAAGCGACCCACGCCATACCCCTCCCCTAACTGACCGCGCCCGAGTACAATGGTTACAACTTGAATGCAGTCCGTGTTTCGCGCGCGAATGTCCATTAGGCCATTTGAATTGCTTGCGTCAACTCAAACCAGAACATGTATTCGAGCAATTACGTGAGATGCTGCTGACAGAAAGTTAA
- a CDS encoding YybH family protein — MPSFTRPFDTAIDTLRAYYHALAESRLEDIMALWVDEDATSLITANGILFNGLDTIRSNLAQQFEYGAPKIQVLDTRSYESPSTAIYIVTEAHNPLSQDEQPKLVLATYVLVQECGKWRIAHIHASAIPERTAESFANGGLQQNQGPLH, encoded by the coding sequence ATGCCTTCCTTCACTCGCCCATTCGATACGGCTATTGACACATTACGCGCGTACTACCATGCACTCGCTGAAAGCAGACTTGAAGACATTATGGCTCTTTGGGTCGACGAGGACGCTACCAGTCTGATTACCGCTAACGGGATTCTTTTTAATGGATTAGATACGATCCGCTCTAATTTAGCCCAGCAATTTGAATATGGCGCGCCCAAGATCCAAGTGCTTGATACGCGCTCTTATGAAAGTCCGAGCACCGCAATCTATATCGTGACTGAGGCGCATAACCCGCTTAGCCAGGACGAACAGCCTAAATTGGTATTAGCAACCTATGTGCTGGTGCAAGAATGCGGCAAATGGAGAATTGCGCATATTCATGCTAGCGCAATTCCTGAGCGTACCGCTGAATCTTTTGCGAATGGCGGGTTACAGCAAAATCAAGGACCTTTGCATTAA